In Pseudomonas deceptionensis, a single window of DNA contains:
- a CDS encoding mechanosensitive ion channel family protein has translation MDTQSLWAQFQDLWSNLDQHPWVSALLGLIILVGIALLAGHVARILVLRVTKILARQPALHWINDLREHKVFHRLAQLTPSLMVQFGRNLVPDMSDNGRHFLGNLALAITIFVLTRVISSLLDALLDIYSRTNYAKTRPIKGYIQLTKMLLYVFSAIIIVATLIDRSPMLLLSGLGAMSAVILLVYKDTLLSFVASVQLTSNDLLRVGDWIEMPQVGADGDVIDITLHTVKVQNFDKTIVSIPTWRLMSESFKNWRGMQQSGGRRIKRSLNIDAAGVGFLTDEQEERLEQVYLLRDYLTRKKAELKSWNEAQGNVAAMSANRRRMTNIGTFRAYALAYLKSHAQIQPNMTCMVRQLQATAEGVPLEVYCFTRTTVWDEYEQIQGDIFDFLLAVLPEFGLSVYQQPSGNDLRNGLLSKIKAPLAVSVD, from the coding sequence ATGGATACTCAATCACTCTGGGCCCAATTCCAGGATCTTTGGAGCAATCTGGATCAGCACCCTTGGGTGTCAGCACTTTTGGGGCTGATTATCCTGGTGGGCATCGCCCTGCTGGCCGGACACGTGGCCCGTATCCTCGTTTTGCGCGTTACCAAGATTCTGGCCCGCCAACCGGCCCTGCACTGGATCAACGATCTGCGTGAGCACAAGGTCTTTCACCGTCTGGCGCAATTAACCCCCTCCTTGATGGTTCAATTCGGACGCAATCTCGTGCCGGACATGAGCGACAACGGTCGCCATTTCCTCGGCAACCTGGCGCTGGCCATTACGATATTTGTCCTGACACGGGTCATCAGCTCACTGCTGGACGCCTTGCTCGATATTTACTCGCGCACCAATTACGCCAAGACCCGACCGATCAAGGGCTACATCCAGCTGACGAAAATGCTGCTGTATGTGTTTTCGGCCATCATCATTGTCGCAACCCTGATCGACCGTTCACCGATGCTGCTGCTTTCGGGCCTGGGCGCGATGTCTGCGGTGATCCTGCTGGTCTACAAAGACACCCTGCTGTCATTCGTGGCCAGCGTGCAGCTGACCAGCAACGACTTGCTGCGTGTGGGCGACTGGATCGAGATGCCGCAGGTCGGCGCCGATGGCGATGTCATCGATATCACCCTGCACACCGTCAAGGTGCAGAACTTCGACAAGACCATCGTTTCGATTCCGACCTGGCGCTTGATGTCCGAATCGTTCAAGAACTGGCGCGGCATGCAGCAGTCCGGCGGGCGCCGGATCAAGCGCAGCCTGAATATCGATGCCGCCGGGGTTGGTTTTTTGACCGATGAGCAAGAGGAACGCCTGGAGCAGGTCTACCTGTTACGCGATTACCTGACCCGTAAAAAAGCCGAACTCAAAAGCTGGAACGAAGCCCAGGGCAACGTCGCGGCAATGTCCGCCAACCGTCGACGCATGACCAATATCGGCACATTCCGCGCCTACGCGCTGGCGTACCTCAAAAGCCACGCCCAGATTCAGCCGAACATGACCTGCATGGTGCGCCAGCTGCAAGCCACGGCCGAAGGGGTTCCGCTGGAAGTCTATTGCTTTACCCGCACCACGGTGTGGGACGAGTACGAGCAGATCCAGGGCGATATCTTTGACTTTCTGTTGGCCGTGTTGCCCGAGTTCGGGCTGAGCGTGTATCAGCAACCGAGCGGCAATGACCTGCGTAACGGGCTGCTGAGCAAGATAAAGGCGCCACTGGCGGTGTCGGTAGACTGA
- a CDS encoding RBBP9/YdeN family alpha/beta hydrolase has translation MTVRVLILPGLFNSGTEHWQSHWEQRYSGLHRVKQDDWETPVCTDWVQNLQKKITKSERPVVLVGHSLACTLIARWAQQHPAEARRVRGALLVAPSDTEAESYPDGTAGFTPMPLNALPFDAITVASTNDPYVTRERATAFSEAWGSELVWLENAGHINGDGGYGAWPQGIELLFRLTGDPQFKHG, from the coding sequence ATGACAGTCAGGGTGTTGATCTTGCCGGGCCTGTTCAATTCGGGAACAGAGCACTGGCAATCTCACTGGGAGCAGCGCTACAGCGGGCTGCACCGGGTCAAGCAGGACGACTGGGAGACCCCCGTCTGCACTGACTGGGTGCAGAATCTGCAAAAAAAGATCACCAAAAGCGAGCGTCCTGTGGTGTTGGTGGGGCACAGCCTGGCGTGCACGCTGATTGCCCGCTGGGCGCAGCAGCACCCCGCAGAGGCCAGGCGGGTACGCGGGGCCTTGCTGGTCGCACCCAGTGATACTGAAGCCGAGAGTTACCCGGACGGTACGGCAGGCTTCACTCCGATGCCGCTCAATGCGCTGCCGTTTGACGCGATTACCGTGGCCAGCACCAACGATCCCTACGTCACCCGTGAGCGGGCCACTGCATTCAGCGAAGCCTGGGGCAGCGAACTGGTGTGGCTGGAGAATGCGGGCCATATCAATGGCGACGGGGGCTATGGCGCCTGGCCGCAGGGGATCGAGTTGCTGTTCAGGCTGACCGGCGACCCTCAGTTTAAGCACGGTTGA